GTTCAAGGAGATCGCGGACGCGTTCTTCTGAAGTGCCACTCCCACGAGCAATGCGTTTGATCCGACTTTGGCCAATACGGCGCGGATCTTCAAGTTCTTCTTCTGTCATAGAATCAGTAATGATCTCGAAGTCACGGATACGTTCTTCGGTTACATCCATGACATCGTCCGGTAGGTCATCGAGCGGGCTGGATCCACCTCCTCCCATCCCGGGGATCATATCAACAACTTGATCAAGTGGACCCATGTTGTTCATAGTCTCCATTTGCTTTTTCATATCCCGGAGAGTGAAGTCACCATCAAGCATATCTTCTGGTTCCCAGTCATCTTCTTCATGACCAGTGTCCTCCATCGCACGCTCAACACGTTCTGCGAGTTGCTTGAGGTCGCCCATCCCGAGCAATCGAGAGATAAAGCCATTAGGCTCGAATCGCTCAATATCTTTGATCTCCTCGCCAGTACCGAGAAATGCGATTGAAGAGTTAGTTTTACGAACTGCTGTCAGCGCACCACCACCTTTTGCAGTACCGTCAAGCTTCGTGATCACAACACCATCAATGCCGATTGCAGAGTCAAATTCTTCTGCTTGATCTTTAGCTCCTTGTCCGATTGCACCGTCGAGGACAAGCAGAGATCGATCAGGCTCAACGGCTTGATCAATTTGTTTGATTTCCTCGATGAGATCATCCTCTAGCGCGTGTCGTCCAGCTGTGTCAACAATATGAACATCAGCATCAGATGTTTCTTCAAGACCATTGCGAGCAATTTGGACTGGATCGTCTACGTCTGGATTACCATAGAAGTCGATATCAGCGCGCTCAGTCAGTTCTTTGGCTTGGTCATATGCTCCTGGACGGAAGGTGTCGGTCTGGATGACGGCAGTACGAAGTCCTTTTGTAGAGAGCCACCACGCCATCTTAGCCGCTGATGTCGTCTTACCGGATCCCTGTAAGCCAGCAAGGAGAATTGTTTGCTCTTCAAGGGGTAGCTCCATCGATTCGCCAACAATGTCGACCATCTCTTCATAGACAATACGGAGAACATGCTCTCGAGCCGTGGTTCCACCTGGTGGGTCTTCATCAAGGGAGCGGTTTTTAATGTTCTGTGACAGTTCCTGAACAAGCGAAACCTCGACATCACTCTGCAACAGAGAACGTTGAATCTCACGGACAACATCATCGATTTCATCTTCCGTGATTCGGGTCTCTCCACGGAGTTCATCGAGAGTGTCCTGAAGTGAGTCCCCGAGATTATCAAGTACCATTTGTATATAATTACACGTCAGACCGGTTAAAGTCTTACATACTGGTTCTGTTAACAACCAAAGATCAATCTCTGAAAGGTCTGCCTCGTTATTATATAAAACTCGGAAAGAAAATAGTTCTATTTGCCGAGAAGTTGGTCAACCAACCATTCTGGGTCAAATGGTTCTAAGTCATCATACTCTTGTCCAGTACCGAGGAAAAAGATTGGTTGGCCGGTTACATGGGAGATGGATATCGCTGCGCCACCCTGCGCATCGGCGTCAGCTTTCGTGAGTACTGAGCCATCGATTGCTGCTGCGTCATTAAACTCTTCTGCACGACGGACTGCATCCTGACCTGCGACAGCTTCATCAACGAAAATAGTCAGATCAGGGTTGACTACTCGATCAATTTTAGCAAGCTGATCCATCAGACCTTCGCTTGTATGGAGTCGACCAGCAGTGTCGCCTAAGACAACGTCAATGTCGTTAGCTTTAGCGTATTCAACCGCATCATAGATAACTGCCGCAGGGTCTCCTCCCTGTTCGTGACTAATTAGTTTTTTATTTAAGGCGTTAGCGTGTTCTTCAATCTGCTCGTTGGCACCAGCACGGAACGTATCACCGTTTGCAAGCACAGAGTCGTAGCCTTGGTTTTCTAAGTACCGAGATATTTTAGCAATAGAAGTAGTTTTTCCGACTCCGTTAACACCAGTGAAAACAAGGACAACTGGCTTATCTGCTTCTTCAATGGCGGCATCAAAGTCGACATCATCAACCGTCATGACTTCAAGCAGGGCGTCACGCAAGGCATCTTCAACAACTTCATCAACAGATTTTGTAAACCGACGACTCTCGCCAAGGAGGTCATCACGGAGGTTCTTGAGGATTCGTTCAGTCACCTCAAGTTCGACATCTGACTCAATCAACGCCATTTCCAGCTCCCAAAGCGGATCCTCAAGCTCTTCTTCTTTGATAACAACTTTTCCAGTTGCGATGTTTTTTGCTTTTTTTGCAAAGCCGATACCAGAGGAGCTATTCTCTTGTTCTGGTTGGTCCGTATCTGTGGTCGAAGGAGACTGGTTGTCGGTCGGCTCTGTGGTTTCAGCCGAGGAAGAAGAAGACTGGTCAGAATCGAGGGTATCCGTCTCTGTTTTTGTAGATGTGTCTACAGACGCTGAGGTAGAAGAATCGGTGCTCTGTTCAGGGTCAGATGTTGTCTCGGATGTTTCCTGAGGCTCCGGTTCAGGCTCAGCCTCAGGAAGTGCCTCCTGATCTTCGGGGTCTTCATCTTCCTCTGTTGGCTGTTCTTCGGCCGCCTCCTTTGCGCCTTTCCGGAAGTTTTTGATTTTATCTTTGAGCCCGTCAAACATAGCCTATTCTTCTTCAGATTCTCCTTGCATTTGTTGCATCTGTTGCTGGAGTTGTTGCTGCTGTAACTGCTGTGCTTGCTGCTCAAGCCGATCAGATTCTTCTTCAAGTTCTGCAATCTCGTCGTTGATCTCTTCAATTCGTTCGTCAAGATGATCTTTCTTATTCTCTAATGTCTCAACAGCACCTTCGGAGTTCCGCTCTGCCGCGTAACCGCCACCGAGGTCAACAATGATTTCCTCAGCATCAAGAATCTCAGCGCGGACTTTAGCACCACCGCCAAGTGGAACCTGAACAACAGCACCATCGTCTATCGCGTTAATCGCGGAAATCGCCTCATCGATTTCTG
This portion of the Salinarchaeum sp. IM2453 genome encodes:
- a CDS encoding signal recognition particle protein Srp54; translated protein: MVLDNLGDSLQDTLDELRGETRITEDEIDDVVREIQRSLLQSDVEVSLVQELSQNIKNRSLDEDPPGGTTAREHVLRIVYEEMVDIVGESMELPLEEQTILLAGLQGSGKTTSAAKMAWWLSTKGLRTAVIQTDTFRPGAYDQAKELTERADIDFYGNPDVDDPVQIARNGLEETSDADVHIVDTAGRHALEDDLIEEIKQIDQAVEPDRSLLVLDGAIGQGAKDQAEEFDSAIGIDGVVITKLDGTAKGGGALTAVRKTNSSIAFLGTGEEIKDIERFEPNGFISRLLGMGDLKQLAERVERAMEDTGHEEDDWEPEDMLDGDFTLRDMKKQMETMNNMGPLDQVVDMIPGMGGGGSSPLDDLPDDVMDVTEERIRDFEIITDSMTEEELEDPRRIGQSRIKRIARGSGTSEERVRDLLEQYRTMDRMLQQFQGMGDMDMQRMMKQMQGGGGGGMGGMGGMGGGPF
- the ftsY gene encoding signal recognition particle-docking protein FtsY; translated protein: MFDGLKDKIKNFRKGAKEAAEEQPTEEDEDPEDQEALPEAEPEPEPQETSETTSDPEQSTDSSTSASVDTSTKTETDTLDSDQSSSSSAETTEPTDNQSPSTTDTDQPEQENSSSGIGFAKKAKNIATGKVVIKEEELEDPLWELEMALIESDVELEVTERILKNLRDDLLGESRRFTKSVDEVVEDALRDALLEVMTVDDVDFDAAIEEADKPVVLVFTGVNGVGKTTSIAKISRYLENQGYDSVLANGDTFRAGANEQIEEHANALNKKLISHEQGGDPAAVIYDAVEYAKANDIDVVLGDTAGRLHTSEGLMDQLAKIDRVVNPDLTIFVDEAVAGQDAVRRAEEFNDAAAIDGSVLTKADADAQGGAAISISHVTGQPIFFLGTGQEYDDLEPFDPEWLVDQLLGK
- the pfdA gene encoding prefoldin subunit alpha, with the protein product MMNQGGGSQQELQQLSQQIQELDQQIEALNNEIESLRDDQSEIDEAISAINAIDDGAVVQVPLGGGAKVRAEILDAEEIIVDLGGGYAAERNSEGAVETLENKKDHLDERIEEINDEIAELEEESDRLEQQAQQLQQQQLQQQMQQMQGESEEE